One stretch of Amycolatopsis sp. 195334CR DNA includes these proteins:
- a CDS encoding response regulator transcription factor, whose amino-acid sequence MGSREVIGVLLVDDEQLIRAGLRAIIESEPELSVVGEAGDGAEVPGLVARLRPDVVLMDVRMPAVDGIRATEHLMSTMDNPPKVVVVTTFENDDYVYDALRAGASGFLLKRARPEEIVAAVRTVSAGDSLLFPAAIRRLAATHGDTGGHQDGLAAAGLTERESEVLRLVAKGLSNVEIAGELFLGVQTVKTHVGNLLAKLGARDRTQAVIKAYESGFIKPA is encoded by the coding sequence GTGGGGAGCCGGGAAGTGATCGGGGTGCTGCTGGTCGACGACGAGCAGCTGATCCGGGCCGGGCTGCGGGCGATCATCGAGTCCGAGCCGGAGCTGAGCGTGGTGGGGGAGGCCGGGGACGGCGCCGAGGTGCCCGGCCTGGTCGCCCGGCTGCGGCCCGACGTGGTGCTGATGGACGTGCGCATGCCCGCGGTGGACGGGATCCGCGCCACCGAGCACCTGATGTCCACCATGGACAACCCGCCGAAGGTGGTGGTGGTGACCACCTTCGAGAACGACGACTACGTCTACGACGCGCTGCGTGCCGGGGCCAGCGGGTTCCTGCTCAAGCGTGCCCGGCCGGAGGAGATCGTCGCCGCGGTGCGCACGGTCTCCGCGGGCGACTCGCTGCTCTTCCCGGCCGCCATCCGCCGCCTGGCCGCCACGCACGGCGACACCGGTGGCCACCAGGACGGCCTGGCCGCCGCGGGCCTGACCGAACGCGAGTCGGAGGTGCTCCGCCTGGTCGCCAAAGGACTGTCCAATGTGGAAATCGCCGGGGAGCTCTTCCTCGGTGTGCAGACGGTGAAGACCCACGTGGGCAACCTGCTGGCGAAGCTCGGCGCGCGGGACCGCACCCAGGCGGTGATCAAGGCCTACGAATCCGGGTTCATCAAACCCGCCTAA